The segment GTACCCGGAATCGAGAAGTGCTTGCCTTACGTTGCCGCCACTGAGATAACCTCCCTCTTTCCACCAACTCTCTTTGGAACCAGACCAACCGTGTAACAGCAGGACCAAGGGAACTTTACCTACTGCCTGCGTTGGTATTTCCAGATAGGACGAACACCAGAAACCCTGTGTTCCCCGAAAGACAATTTTCTCTTTGACCGTGCCAAGCTTCTGGTCCTCCTGCCTCGCCACCGTTCGGGCATCCAATGGAATTTTTGCATCGTAGTCCAGGAATTCGAGGCAGAGTTGATGCACTTCGGGGGAAGGGAGCGATAACCTGACTTCTTCTTCCGCAGCGAGGGTCCCTTTCCAAGCGAGAGGATTGCACACAGCTACGAGAATCAGGACAATAGCCCAGACAGACCATTCGTTTTGAGAGACAATTGAACGGGCTGATTTCCAAAGAGAGAAGGACATTAGCGAACTTCATTTATTCTGGAGTGTGACGGGCAGTACGAATTAACAAGCCGTACAGAAAAATGGGCTTAACAGAACAACAAGTCGTGGCAGAGACAGAATTCCTGTTACCATCGTAATCAGGTTTCCATCGTACACTGACGGACGGACGATATGCTACAGTTGACAGAGCTTACGAAGACATTCACGCGACCGGGCGAATCGGATCTGGTCGCGGTCAATAAACTGTCGTTCGAAGTCGCAGCAGGCGAAGTCTATGGATTGCTCGGTCCCAACGGAGCAGGTAAGACGACCACCTTGCGAATGGTTCTTGGATTACTGAAACCGACTTCCGGAGACGCCTGTGTTGAAGGTCATTCCGCCACCACGGACCCGGAAGAAGTGAAACGACAGATCGGCCTCGTCTCCGCCAGTGCCGGGCTCTATCAGTGGTTGACCCCCCGGGAAATGCTCTATTTCTTCGCCGACCTGTACTCGGTTCCCCAAGAGCAGATCGAGGTGAAGCTTCAATCACTTGCCGACCTGCTCGACTTGCGCCGGTTTCTTGACCAACGAAGTTCGACCCTCAGCACAGGCCAGAAACAACGAGTTAATCTGGCACGAGCCTTGATTCATGATCCCCCCGTGATGTTGCTTGATGAACCGACACGAGGACTCGACATTGTCGGCACGAAAGTCATCTTCGATTATGTCGGTCACTTGCGAGACATGGGAAAGACGGTCATCGTCTGCACGCATCGTCTTGACGAAGCGGAACGGATCTGTGATCGTTTCGGCCTGCTCTATTTTGGTCGGCTGAAATACGAAGGTACCATTCAAGCGCTTCGTGAGGAGACTGGAGAGAAATCGCTCGTCGATATGTTCCTTAAGCTGATGCAGGAAAAACAAACGATGACCGCCTGAACATGACGACGGCGAATGAATTGGTTAGACTTAAATCACTACGCCCGCATCCAACTATTTTCGACAACGGAGTGATCGACGATGAAATCAGGGATCTCGATTGGCTACTTCTGCCTAATCGTCATGCTGCCATTCCTCTGCACCGGCTGCCGACCCGGAGACGACGATCAGATTCCACTCACAGAGACGCTCCGCATTCCCATGCCGACGGCGGGTCCCAAATCGCTCGATCCGGTGCAGGGAAGCACCGCCTATGAAAACATGGCGGCAAGCCAGGTTTACGAAACGCTCTTTCAGTACAAGTATCTGAAACGGCCCTTCGAGCTTGAGCCGCTCCTCCTCGTCGAAATGCCGGAAGTCTCTGAGGATGGGAAGGTCTATCATTTTGAGCTGAAACAGGGAGTCTTTTTTCATGATGACCCCTGCTTTCCCAATGGCAAAGGACGTGAAATCGTCGCGCAGGACGTGATCTATTCCTGGAAACGCATGGCTGATCAGTCACAGAATCCGAAAAGCTGGTGGCTATTTGAAAATACGATTGTCGGGTTTGACGAACTGCGGGAAGAACAGACGGCTCGGTTCAAGGCAGGTGAGCCTTTTCAATACGACAAACCGATTGAGGGAATGAAAGTTCTGAACGACTACGAATTCAAGATCATCTTGAAAGAACCGGTGACGCGGTTTATCTGGATTCTCGCAATGTTCCAGACTTCGATCGTTCCGCAGGAAGCAGTCACCACTTACAAAGACCAGTTCAATCGACATCCCGTCGGCACCGGTCCGTACACGCTTGATCCCGATGACTGGCGCACCAATCAGGGAATGACGTTCTACAAGAACCCGAATTATCACCTTTCGACCTATCCCGAAGAGCACATGCCCGAGGATGAGGCAGACGGGCTGACGGCCGATGCGGGTGAAAGGCTTCCTCTGACGGACAAGTTGGAAATGTCTTTCTTCGTCGAAGTGCAACCGATGTGGCTGAAGTTCCAGACAGGCCAACTCGATTTCATCACTGTGCCGCCGGACTATTTCAACAGGGCTTATTTCAAACGGAATCAGGAACTACGCCCCGATTACAAGGAAGCAGACATAACTTCCCAGAAGGTCTCTCTGCTTGATTTTGTATTTACCGGCTTCAACATGGAAGATGAAGTCCTGGGTGGATACACGCCCGAGAAGAAAGCTTTGCGTCAGGCAATCAGCCTGGCAATCGATTTAAATGAAATCAACAACGCGTTTTATCAGGGGACCAACACCGTCTACGACGGCCCGATCCCTCCCGGTATGGCGGGCTACCCGGAAGGGGGCGTCGTGTCTGGCAGTTTTCGAGGTAAAGATCTCAGCCGAGCCCGGGCTAAATTAGCGGAAGCAGGTTACCCGAATGGTAAGGGCTTACCTCCCATAGAATACTACGTCGGTAGGTCAGGTGTCAGCCAGGAACAATCAGAGTTACTGAAACGACAGTTGGCTCAGATTGGAATCAAGCTGAACGTGAACCTCGTTGATTTCGGAACGCTGATCGAGAATGTAAACAGTAAAAAAGCCCCTATGTTCAGTTTCGCCTGGGGCTCTGATTATCCCGATGCGGAAAATAATCTGGCTCTGTTTTACGGCCCCAATGAATCACCTGGAAGTAACCATTACAACTACAAGAATCCGGAATACGACGAGCTATACCGGGAGATACTCTCTCTGCCTCCCTCTCCGGAACGGACAGAAAAGTTTGTGTTGATGCGCGACATGCTTCTCGAAGATGTTCCCTACATTGGTTCCATGGCGCGGCCCCGCTTTTATCTGATTCATCCACGACTGGAGAATGTCAAAGCTACGGAAGTCTTCAGCAACTGGTACAAGTATCTCAATATCAATCCCGAGACACCCCGGCTTGTTATAGATTGACGTCACCGTTCGACTTTCCTTCATCCATTCCCCCAACTCCCCCATAACGACTATTGAGGTTTCCCGATGTGGAGTTATGTGATTCGCCGGATTTTTTACAACATTCCGGTTTATCTGGCGGTCGTGTTATTTGTCATGCTCGCGTTACGAGTGAACGATCCCGTCACGAATTACCTCGGAAAGAATGCCTCCGAGCAGGAGATAGAGACCCAACGACAATCGATGGGGTTGGATCGCCCGTTTTACGAACAGTACTTCAGTTTTCTAGGGGACCTGTTCACACTCAGCTTTGATGAAGAAAGCTGGGGGAACAAAGGGGTCAAGGTTTCGACCATTCTGTCGGACGCAATCGTCCCCAGTCTCTCGTTCACCATCCCCGCTCTGATTATCACTTCGTTAATTTCCACCTGTGTGGGCCTGTTCTGTGCTAGTTTTCGCGGACGTTGGCCAGACCGTCTGGTGGCGATTACCGCCGTTCTGGGAATGAGTGTCAGCCTGCTGGTTTATACGATTCTGGGACAATACTTCGGTGCCTTCTGGCTCACGGTCGAGACCGGTTGGGATCTATTCGCCATCGGCGGATACGAACGGAGCCTGCAAGCCTGGCCTTACTACTGCCTGCTCCCCATTA is part of the Polystyrenella longa genome and harbors:
- a CDS encoding ABC transporter ATP-binding protein, whose protein sequence is MLQLTELTKTFTRPGESDLVAVNKLSFEVAAGEVYGLLGPNGAGKTTTLRMVLGLLKPTSGDACVEGHSATTDPEEVKRQIGLVSASAGLYQWLTPREMLYFFADLYSVPQEQIEVKLQSLADLLDLRRFLDQRSSTLSTGQKQRVNLARALIHDPPVMLLDEPTRGLDIVGTKVIFDYVGHLRDMGKTVIVCTHRLDEAERICDRFGLLYFGRLKYEGTIQALREETGEKSLVDMFLKLMQEKQTMTA
- a CDS encoding ABC transporter substrate-binding protein; the encoded protein is MKSGISIGYFCLIVMLPFLCTGCRPGDDDQIPLTETLRIPMPTAGPKSLDPVQGSTAYENMAASQVYETLFQYKYLKRPFELEPLLLVEMPEVSEDGKVYHFELKQGVFFHDDPCFPNGKGREIVAQDVIYSWKRMADQSQNPKSWWLFENTIVGFDELREEQTARFKAGEPFQYDKPIEGMKVLNDYEFKIILKEPVTRFIWILAMFQTSIVPQEAVTTYKDQFNRHPVGTGPYTLDPDDWRTNQGMTFYKNPNYHLSTYPEEHMPEDEADGLTADAGERLPLTDKLEMSFFVEVQPMWLKFQTGQLDFITVPPDYFNRAYFKRNQELRPDYKEADITSQKVSLLDFVFTGFNMEDEVLGGYTPEKKALRQAISLAIDLNEINNAFYQGTNTVYDGPIPPGMAGYPEGGVVSGSFRGKDLSRARAKLAEAGYPNGKGLPPIEYYVGRSGVSQEQSELLKRQLAQIGIKLNVNLVDFGTLIENVNSKKAPMFSFAWGSDYPDAENNLALFYGPNESPGSNHYNYKNPEYDELYREILSLPPSPERTEKFVLMRDMLLEDVPYIGSMARPRFYLIHPRLENVKATEVFSNWYKYLNINPETPRLVID
- a CDS encoding ABC transporter permease — its product is MWSYVIRRIFYNIPVYLAVVLFVMLALRVNDPVTNYLGKNASEQEIETQRQSMGLDRPFYEQYFSFLGDLFTLSFDEESWGNKGVKVSTILSDAIVPSLSFTIPALIITSLISTCVGLFCASFRGRWPDRLVAITAVLGMSVSLLVYTILGQYFGAFWLTVETGWDLFAIGGYERSLQAWPYYCLLPIIITTTVALGYDARFYRAVMVEETNKNYITTARAKGASKTRVMFGHLLKNAMIPITTHIAATIPFLITGSLVIEQFFTIPGMGLTLIQAVQNNDFPIVQAFTAVLAGIYIITNILTDVVYAWLDPRIRLT